The genomic interval CGATGGGATCGAGGACCGGGTAGAGATAGGGGTAGCCGCCGATTTCCCGGTATTCGCCCCCCGTGACCCTGCCGACCACGCTCAGCAGGGTTCCAGGCGGATAGACCTCGGGATCGAGGAAACCTGTCGATCGGATGATGAACCTCCCTTCGGAGCGGTCCGGATCCGCCGGCACATCCCTGCCTCCGAGGGGGATCTGAAGGACGAGGATCTCGGAGCGGCTGGAGGAAGGAATGGTCTCGATGACCCGTCCGCCAACAAGTACCACAGCGCCCAGGTGTCTTTCGGGATCTCGCGCAAGCACAGTAAAAGGCTCATGAAACGTGACAAGGGCGCGGGATGCAGGAGAAAGGCCACCTGCACAGGCGCAAAGAGACAAAAGAAGGGTCATGCAGATATAAAAGGAAGGGCGTCCTGAAAAAAACCTTTGGGAAAGACCTGTTCTCCTCATCTTCC from Deltaproteobacteria bacterium carries:
- a CDS encoding Slp family lipoprotein, whose product is MRRTGLSQRFFSGRPSFYICMTLLLSLCACAGGLSPASRALVTFHEPFTVLARDPERHLGAVVLVGGRVIETIPSSSRSEILVLQIPLGGRDVPADPDRSEGRFIIRSTGFLDPEVYPPGTLLSVVGRVTGGEYREIGGYPYLYPVLDPIEIKTWQAPKDDFPNVFFSFGIGTTF